A single window of Thalassomonas viridans DNA harbors:
- a CDS encoding MerR family transcriptional regulator — translation MKITEQATYSIGDLAKEFDITTRSIRFYEDQGLIAPTRKGQTRIYNQRDRVRLKLILRGKRLGFSLAETGRLFELYDADKTSATQLHTMMGLISQKKADLNQQLKDIKAVLMELNNLEKSCQDTLTAIEQDKQN, via the coding sequence ATGAAAATAACTGAGCAAGCAACGTACTCGATCGGCGATTTGGCCAAAGAGTTTGATATTACCACCAGAAGCATACGCTTTTACGAGGATCAGGGACTGATTGCACCGACCAGAAAAGGACAAACCCGGATTTACAACCAAAGAGACCGGGTGCGCCTGAAATTAATTCTACGGGGCAAACGCCTGGGCTTTTCGCTGGCGGAAACCGGACGCCTGTTTGAACTTTATGATGCCGATAAAACCAGCGCCACCCAGTTGCATACCATGATGGGACTGATTTCCCAGAAAAAAGCAGATTTAAACCAGCAGCTCAAAGATATTAAAGCCGTGCTGATGGAATTGAATAATTTGGAAAAAAGCTGCCAGGACACCCTGACGGCCATAGAACAAGATAAACAGAACTAA
- a CDS encoding carboxyl transferase domain-containing protein, protein MAKLVSKINPRSQDFIENSAFMQSQVDDLKEKLAEIKLGGGEKSHARHLGRGKLLPRDRVYSLLDNGSPFLELSQLAAYEVYDDHVPSAGIITGIGRVGGQECVIVANDATVKGGTYYPLTVKKHLRAQAIALENNLPCIYLVDSGGANLPNQDDVFPDKEHFGRIFFNQANMSAKNIPQIAVVMGSCTAGGAYVPAMADESIIVKEQGTIFLAGPPLVKAATGEVVSAEDLGGADVHCRTSGVADHYAQNDNHALEIARSTISNLNRVKPMQLDISEVEPPKYDPKEIYGVIPKDSRQPYDVREVIARIVDGSEFDEFKALYGTTLVCGFARIFGYPVGIVANNGILFGESAQKGAHFIELCAQRKIPLVFLQNITGFMVGQQYETGGIAKHGAKMVTAVATAQVPKFTVLIGGSFGAGNYGMCGRAYDPRFLFMWPNARISVMGGEQAAGVLAQVKRDQKAKLGEEWSQEEEAKFKQPIVDSYEHQGHPYYASARLWDDGVIDPAETRQVLGLAISASLNKTIEDTKFGVFRM, encoded by the coding sequence GTGGCTAAATTAGTTTCCAAAATTAATCCTCGTAGCCAGGATTTTATTGAAAATTCTGCTTTTATGCAGTCACAGGTCGACGATCTGAAAGAGAAATTGGCAGAAATAAAACTTGGCGGCGGCGAAAAGAGCCATGCACGCCACCTGGGACGCGGCAAATTACTGCCCAGGGACCGCGTATACTCCCTGCTGGATAACGGCTCACCTTTTTTGGAACTGTCACAGCTTGCCGCGTATGAAGTCTACGACGATCATGTGCCCTCTGCCGGTATTATTACCGGTATCGGCCGGGTCGGCGGCCAGGAGTGCGTGATAGTTGCCAACGACGCCACGGTCAAAGGCGGTACTTATTACCCGCTCACGGTAAAAAAACACTTACGGGCCCAGGCCATTGCCCTGGAAAACAACCTGCCCTGTATTTATCTGGTGGACTCGGGCGGCGCCAACCTGCCGAACCAGGACGATGTCTTCCCGGATAAAGAACATTTTGGCCGCATATTTTTCAACCAGGCCAATATGTCGGCGAAAAACATTCCGCAAATCGCCGTGGTGATGGGCTCCTGTACCGCAGGCGGCGCTTATGTGCCGGCGATGGCGGACGAGTCCATTATCGTAAAAGAGCAAGGCACCATCTTCCTTGCCGGGCCGCCGCTGGTAAAAGCGGCCACAGGTGAAGTGGTCAGCGCCGAAGACTTGGGGGGCGCCGACGTCCATTGCCGCACCTCAGGAGTGGCGGACCATTATGCCCAGAACGATAACCATGCGCTGGAAATCGCCCGCAGCACCATATCAAACCTTAACCGGGTCAAACCTATGCAGCTCGATATCAGCGAAGTGGAGCCGCCAAAATACGACCCGAAAGAAATCTACGGCGTTATTCCCAAAGATTCTCGCCAGCCCTACGATGTCAGGGAAGTGATCGCCCGTATCGTCGACGGCAGCGAATTCGATGAATTTAAAGCCTTATACGGCACCACCTTAGTATGCGGCTTTGCCCGTATCTTCGGTTACCCTGTGGGCATAGTGGCCAACAACGGCATTCTGTTCGGCGAATCGGCGCAAAAAGGGGCACACTTTATCGAATTATGCGCCCAGCGTAAGATCCCGCTGGTGTTTTTACAAAACATCACCGGCTTTATGGTAGGCCAGCAGTACGAAACCGGCGGCATCGCCAAGCACGGCGCGAAAATGGTAACCGCTGTGGCTACCGCCCAGGTGCCGAAATTTACCGTGCTTATCGGCGGCAGCTTCGGCGCCGGTAACTACGGCATGTGCGGCCGCGCCTACGATCCCAGATTCCTGTTTATGTGGCCGAATGCCCGTATTTCAGTGATGGGGGGCGAGCAGGCTGCCGGTGTTCTGGCCCAGGTCAAGCGCGATCAAAAAGCCAAACTCGGGGAAGAGTGGAGCCAGGAAGAGGAAGCCAAGTTCAAGCAGCCTATCGTAGACAGCTACGAGCACCAGGGTCACCCCTACTACGCCTCTGCCCGCTTATGGGACGACGGCGTGATCGATCCCGCAGAAACCCGTCAGGTGCTGGGCCTGGCCATTTCCGCTTCCCTGAACAAAACCATAGAAGACACCAAGTTTGGTGTCTTTAGAATGTAG
- a CDS encoding isovaleryl-CoA dehydrogenase: MISQYTSLNFNLGETVDMIRDQVNAFARDEIAPRAEQIDADNEFPNDLWRKLGDMGLLGMTVPEEFGGSGLGYIEHVVAMEEISRASASVGLSYGAHSNLCVNQIKRNGTQAQKEKYLPKLCSGEHIGALAMSEPNAGSDVVSMKIRAEKKGDKYILNGNKMWITNGPDANTYVIYAKTDTEAGSKGITAFIVERDYPGFSRHQKLDKLGMRGSNTCELVFVDCEVPEENVLGEVNKGVAVLMSGLDYERVVLSGGPLGIMTACMDNVVPYIHDRKQFGQSIGQFQLIQGKIADMYTQMNAARSYVYNVAQACDRGETTRKDAAGVILYSAELATKMALDAIQILGGNGYINEFPTGRLLRDAKLYEIGAGTSEIRRMLIGRELFTESK, translated from the coding sequence ATGATTTCTCAATACACCTCATTAAACTTCAACCTGGGCGAAACCGTTGACATGATCCGCGATCAGGTCAACGCCTTTGCCCGTGATGAAATTGCCCCGCGCGCCGAACAGATCGATGCCGACAACGAATTCCCGAATGACTTATGGCGCAAACTGGGCGACATGGGCCTGTTAGGCATGACGGTACCGGAAGAATTCGGCGGCAGCGGCTTAGGTTATATCGAGCATGTGGTTGCCATGGAAGAAATCAGCCGCGCCTCTGCTTCTGTCGGCTTAAGCTACGGCGCCCATTCCAACCTGTGTGTTAACCAGATCAAGCGTAACGGTACCCAGGCGCAAAAAGAAAAATATTTGCCTAAACTCTGCTCCGGCGAGCATATCGGCGCCCTGGCCATGAGTGAACCCAATGCCGGTTCTGATGTGGTAAGCATGAAAATCCGCGCCGAGAAAAAAGGCGACAAGTATATATTAAACGGCAACAAGATGTGGATCACCAACGGTCCCGACGCCAATACCTATGTCATTTATGCCAAAACAGATACCGAAGCCGGCTCTAAAGGCATCACCGCCTTTATCGTTGAGCGCGACTACCCGGGTTTTAGCCGTCACCAGAAATTAGACAAGCTGGGCATGCGCGGCTCCAACACCTGTGAGCTGGTGTTTGTTGACTGCGAAGTGCCGGAAGAAAACGTGCTGGGCGAAGTCAACAAAGGGGTTGCGGTATTGATGAGCGGCCTGGACTACGAGCGCGTGGTATTATCCGGCGGACCTTTAGGCATTATGACCGCCTGTATGGACAATGTCGTTCCTTATATCCACGACCGTAAGCAATTTGGCCAGTCTATCGGTCAATTCCAGCTGATCCAGGGCAAGATTGCCGACATGTACACGCAAATGAATGCCGCCCGCTCCTACGTGTATAACGTTGCCCAGGCCTGTGACCGCGGTGAAACCACCCGTAAAGATGCCGCCGGTGTGATTTTATACAGCGCCGAACTGGCCACGAAAATGGCGCTGGATGCCATCCAGATCTTAGGCGGCAACGGTTACATCAACGAATTCCCTACCGGCCGTTTATTACGTGACGCCAAGCTTTATGAAATCGGCGCCGGTACCTCGGAAATCCGCCGTATGCTGATCGGCCGTGAACTTTTCACCGAGTCTAAATAA